In Natrinema sp. SYSU A 869, the following proteins share a genomic window:
- a CDS encoding cupin domain-containing protein produces the protein MSDGWQRIRPEEKNPRSDKPGKRWELSPKLNIDAFNLNVAVLEPDERLSQNHFHYHENQEELIYVAAGRCQIEVTDDQFIIEQNDAIRFDAGKDGVHLVHNPFDELCRIIAIGWPPEGRYPVEKVKTYDELLAEREGV, from the coding sequence ATGTCAGATGGGTGGCAGCGAATCCGTCCCGAGGAAAAGAACCCGCGAAGTGATAAGCCTGGCAAACGGTGGGAGCTATCTCCGAAGTTAAATATCGACGCGTTCAATCTTAACGTCGCGGTTCTCGAGCCCGATGAGCGACTTTCCCAGAATCACTTCCATTATCACGAGAACCAGGAGGAGCTGATCTACGTCGCTGCCGGTCGTTGTCAGATTGAGGTCACTGACGATCAGTTTATCATAGAACAGAACGACGCGATACGGTTCGACGCAGGTAAGGACGGTGTCCATCTCGTCCATAATCCTTTTGACGAACTGTGTCGCATCATCGCAATCGGATGGCCGCCAGAGGGCCGGTACCCAGTAGAGAAAGTGAAAACATACGATGAATTACTTGCAGAACGAGAAGGAGTTTAG
- a CDS encoding pyridoxal-phosphate dependent enzyme, whose product MTRPELICSSCDRTYDDQWRCECGGVLDFASQPLPDYERPDPGQFDTRDGLWSFDMFIPVEKGPSLGEGMTPLIPSSTWDAQFKLEYVSPTGSFKDRGATTTISHAIACGADRVVEDSSGNAGAAIATYAAQAGIDAEIYVPASVKESKLRAIERAGAAPVRIEGGRQAVTEACIEAVESGDAWYASHSWSPAFFAGTATFAYEVALQRDWNVPDAVVMPLGHGTLFLGVYRGFKALSEAGWIDSVPRLLGAQAAGYAPIASELHEVPEGENDVADGIQIREPTRKQQLLDAIAATDGDAIAITEEAVQTELTRLHRHGFYVESTSAIAPAALATYRDRGTLGQDADVVMPLTGHGMKT is encoded by the coding sequence ATGACTAGGCCAGAACTCATCTGTTCCTCGTGTGACCGGACATACGATGATCAGTGGCGGTGTGAGTGTGGCGGTGTCCTCGACTTTGCTTCCCAACCGCTTCCAGACTACGAGCGGCCAGACCCCGGTCAGTTCGACACACGAGATGGCCTCTGGTCGTTTGATATGTTCATTCCCGTCGAAAAAGGTCCCTCGCTCGGCGAAGGAATGACACCGTTGATTCCATCATCGACGTGGGATGCTCAGTTCAAGCTCGAATACGTCTCCCCAACGGGTAGCTTCAAGGATCGGGGTGCAACCACGACTATTAGCCACGCGATAGCGTGTGGCGCAGATCGAGTCGTAGAAGATTCATCGGGGAACGCTGGAGCTGCCATCGCAACCTACGCAGCCCAAGCAGGTATTGATGCGGAGATTTACGTCCCAGCATCGGTGAAGGAGTCGAAGCTCCGAGCAATCGAACGGGCTGGTGCGGCGCCTGTTCGAATCGAAGGCGGACGCCAAGCCGTGACTGAAGCATGCATCGAGGCAGTCGAATCGGGCGATGCGTGGTACGCGAGTCATTCATGGAGTCCAGCGTTCTTTGCAGGAACTGCGACGTTCGCGTACGAAGTCGCGCTCCAACGTGACTGGAACGTCCCCGATGCGGTCGTGATGCCCCTCGGTCATGGAACCCTGTTTTTGGGGGTGTACCGGGGTTTCAAGGCGTTATCTGAAGCAGGGTGGATCGATTCAGTGCCACGGCTACTCGGCGCACAAGCCGCAGGCTATGCTCCGATTGCGAGCGAACTCCATGAGGTTCCCGAGGGTGAAAATGACGTAGCAGACGGCATTCAGATACGGGAGCCGACGCGAAAACAACAGCTCCTGGATGCGATTGCTGCAACCGACGGTGATGCGATTGCGATTACGGAGGAAGCTGTGCAAACGGAGTTAACTCGGCTCCACAGGCACGGGTTCTACGTGGAATCGACCTCAGCGATCGCGCCTGCAGCACTTGCCACGTACCGAGACCGTGGAACACTTGGGCAAGATGCAGACGTGGTGATGCCACTCACGGGTCATGGAATGAAGACTTAA
- a CDS encoding asparaginase yields the protein MSVIVISTGGTIASTKGSGGGASPELTGDDLVTNVPGLSDDIELTTYDFSNIPSPHFSVNQMHKLSELIADYDRDDTVDGIVITQGTDTLEEVAYFVDLCYDGDTPVVFTGAMRNPSLASPDGPANLLIAIRTATSDGARGRGVLVAFNDQVHAAKLVTKTHSMRLDTFRSPELGPLAVHDEETIRWRASVDSTPTIDIAPETLTNEVAALTVTVDMPPSQIPEPDDFESVVLATTGAGHIPTGIISPLEELAREDVPLVATTRCLEGRLATSTYNYRGSEQTLVGLGCYFSDRNLQKTRIATIVALAGRSLETMFDRP from the coding sequence ATGTCAGTAATTGTCATTTCTACAGGAGGGACAATAGCTTCAACCAAGGGATCTGGTGGTGGAGCTAGCCCTGAACTGACCGGTGATGACCTCGTCACAAACGTCCCAGGGCTGAGCGATGATATCGAGTTGACTACATACGACTTCTCGAATATTCCCAGTCCGCATTTCTCGGTCAACCAGATGCACAAGCTCAGCGAGCTGATAGCCGATTATGACCGTGACGATACAGTGGATGGTATCGTGATCACTCAGGGAACAGACACCCTCGAAGAGGTAGCGTACTTCGTTGACCTCTGTTACGATGGCGATACGCCAGTCGTATTCACGGGCGCAATGCGGAACCCATCGCTGGCGAGTCCCGATGGCCCTGCTAATCTTCTCATAGCTATTCGAACCGCGACGAGCGATGGTGCTCGTGGACGTGGCGTATTGGTCGCCTTCAATGATCAGGTTCACGCAGCCAAACTCGTCACAAAGACCCACTCGATGAGACTCGATACGTTCCGGTCGCCCGAACTGGGACCACTCGCCGTTCATGATGAAGAAACGATTCGATGGCGAGCCAGTGTCGATTCGACTCCAACAATCGACATCGCTCCGGAGACGCTAACGAACGAGGTCGCTGCCCTCACAGTGACGGTAGATATGCCCCCTTCGCAAATCCCTGAACCGGACGATTTCGAGTCAGTAGTACTGGCAACTACCGGTGCGGGCCACATTCCAACAGGGATTATCTCCCCTCTGGAAGAACTCGCACGAGAAGACGTCCCGCTTGTAGCCACTACGCGTTGCCTGGAAGGGAGACTCGCCACGTCAACCTACAATTACCGTGGTAGTGAGCAGACACTAGTGGGCTTGGGCTGTTACTTCAGCGATCGGAATCTGCAGAAAACAAGAATCGCGACGATTGTGGCGCTCGCTGGCCGCAGCCTCGAGACCATGTTCGATCGTCCCTGA
- a CDS encoding tyrosine-type recombinase/integrase, with translation METSNSGASTGGTALENALAECLESKSGNYAENVERVVGQWISYCADRDVRTLEDVSKRTMGQYAAYLSRRVDAGQSDDVDSGIAASTAWTYYNQVSAFLSWAVKWDYLAENPAEKAAAKDELPDRSSSTSGEQQFWQPEQRRAIVTYVDERAREAIDADGMDAFEEVRDRALVTMLAYSGVRGAEVLADSRDDRRNGLRWHSVDLENGVITVLGKSQQKEETALPKQAVEPLRRLKTLLDPPADGWPVFPSRHPPSLYAVIDDAGHDKPDGNPWGYVLETDIEPSSMSTSGARTLLKRLSDEANVPGLNEDDYLTLHGARRGVGEKLYRERGAAAAQRTLRHADPQTTSEMYSHIEASELAEDNTEVFDGE, from the coding sequence ATGGAAACCAGCAATTCCGGCGCTTCAACAGGGGGAACAGCCCTCGAGAACGCCCTCGCGGAGTGCCTCGAATCAAAGTCTGGCAACTACGCCGAGAACGTAGAGCGCGTCGTCGGCCAGTGGATCTCCTACTGTGCCGATCGGGACGTACGCACGCTCGAGGACGTATCGAAACGAACGATGGGACAGTACGCCGCCTACCTCTCACGGCGTGTCGACGCCGGCCAGTCCGACGACGTCGACAGCGGGATCGCTGCGTCGACCGCATGGACATATTACAATCAAGTCTCGGCGTTCCTCTCGTGGGCCGTCAAGTGGGACTATCTCGCGGAGAACCCTGCAGAGAAAGCCGCTGCGAAAGACGAACTTCCTGACCGATCCTCGAGTACCAGTGGTGAGCAACAGTTCTGGCAGCCCGAACAGCGCCGGGCGATCGTGACCTACGTCGACGAGCGAGCACGCGAGGCGATCGACGCTGACGGCATGGATGCATTCGAGGAAGTCCGTGATCGAGCGCTCGTGACGATGCTTGCCTACTCCGGCGTCCGTGGAGCCGAAGTGCTCGCGGACTCTCGTGACGATCGCCGCAATGGCCTTCGGTGGCACAGCGTCGACCTCGAGAACGGTGTGATAACCGTCCTCGGGAAGAGCCAGCAGAAAGAGGAGACGGCACTTCCAAAACAGGCGGTCGAACCACTTCGACGGCTCAAGACGCTACTCGACCCACCCGCCGACGGCTGGCCGGTCTTTCCGTCCCGGCACCCGCCGTCGCTGTACGCGGTGATCGACGACGCTGGACATGACAAGCCCGACGGGAACCCGTGGGGATACGTCCTCGAGACAGACATCGAACCGTCATCAATGAGTACGTCCGGCGCTCGCACGCTGCTGAAGCGCCTATCCGACGAGGCTAACGTACCGGGGCTCAACGAGGACGACTATCTCACGCTACATGGAGCACGCCGCGGCGTCGGTGAAAAACTCTATCGTGAGCGCGGGGCCGCCGCTGCACAACGGACATTGCGCCACGCAGACCCACAGACAACGAGTGAAATGTACTCTCACATCGAAGCGAGCGAGCTGGCCGAAGATAATACGGAAGTGTTCGACGGGGAGTGA
- a CDS encoding PQQ-binding-like beta-propeller repeat protein: protein MVRVQGRREFLRTASSVSAGVFILPAISGNTTGYNAKAWPEFGGNSRNSGYADSSLNLQTDIGIDWTYQANDHVRSSPVVADNTVFVGSDDGKLYAINKRTGTEKWSLNSGETIASSPAIIDDTVFVANKAGQVYALDSETGEVKWDKQPWNKGTTDTSSITTEDKRIYITFGESGLYVFNKSDGDLIWTQKEVPTETTPAVGQNTIYVGSSDGKLYALSKSDGSENGHLKQKVLLNQIQRYSMIRYFLVVTMEMCML, encoded by the coding sequence ATGGTCCGAGTACAGGGTCGACGAGAGTTTTTGAGAACAGCCAGTAGTGTCTCGGCAGGTGTGTTTATTCTTCCAGCTATTTCAGGAAATACTACCGGCTATAATGCAAAAGCATGGCCTGAATTCGGAGGTAATTCAAGGAATAGTGGGTATGCAGATTCTTCATTAAATCTGCAAACAGATATTGGCATAGATTGGACTTATCAAGCAAATGACCATGTGAGGAGTTCTCCTGTTGTGGCTGATAATACTGTTTTTGTAGGCAGCGATGATGGTAAATTATATGCTATAAACAAGAGAACAGGGACGGAGAAATGGTCACTCAATAGTGGGGAGACAATAGCCTCTTCTCCAGCTATTATTGACGACACCGTTTTTGTAGCAAATAAGGCTGGGCAGGTCTATGCGTTAGATTCAGAGACTGGTGAAGTGAAGTGGGATAAACAGCCTTGGAACAAAGGAACTACAGATACCTCCTCAATAACAACGGAAGATAAACGAATATATATTACATTCGGGGAAAGTGGTCTCTATGTTTTTAACAAATCTGATGGAGATTTAATCTGGACACAAAAAGAGGTGCCTACGGAAACGACACCTGCAGTTGGTCAAAACACCATTTATGTCGGTTCGAGTGACGGAAAATTATACGCCCTTTCTAAATCAGACGGTTCTGAAAATGGACATTTGAAACAAAAGGTGCTATTGAATCAGATCCAGCGATACTCGATGATACGGTATTTTTTGGTAGTAACGATGGAAATGTGTATGCTGTAG
- a CDS encoding pilin → MFGQIRSTIQPLAVWLVFLIVISGSVAAQSEVGDVYCGTGVETGIGIVFGAVAGLGLPATGFYVGRSGLSYMRAGGNPEKKNQAKERLVMSGIGFGIIVLALISPELIDKVGSQMGFGFSDCVRPF, encoded by the coding sequence TTGTTCGGCCAGATTAGGTCAACAATCCAGCCACTGGCAGTGTGGCTCGTGTTTTTGATCGTCATCTCTGGGTCAGTAGCTGCGCAGTCGGAGGTCGGAGATGTCTACTGTGGGACCGGTGTCGAGACTGGAATCGGGATCGTCTTTGGTGCCGTTGCTGGTCTCGGGCTTCCTGCAACCGGATTCTACGTTGGTCGGTCCGGTCTTTCGTACATGCGTGCTGGTGGGAATCCAGAGAAGAAGAACCAGGCCAAGGAGAGGCTCGTGATGTCAGGAATCGGGTTCGGGATCATCGTCCTCGCCCTGATCTCACCAGAACTTATCGACAAGGTCGGCAGTCAGATGGGATTTGGCTTCTCAGACTGTGTGCGGCCGTTCTAA
- a CDS encoding IS5 family transposase codes for MTQISRFIGAVVPIAQNVTGDGDESAAPKGGGGFADYALVSLHCLRIYLDTSYRMTIDLLKEMPQITGEIGLDTADLPAPSTLCKAFDRIEMSVCRVLLCQSAQLHDLSEHAAIDATFYERDRASRHYCHRTNYRVQTLKVTKLVDTATQAVLDLHCSTTLEGSDADLCEQIARRNAGDLRSLAADKGYDKQQLRERLRELDIRPLIKHRIFAPYDHAHNARIDEDRYAQRSMAETVNSAVKRSLGYAVRARNWYREFREISLMCVVYNIKRAVKQ; via the coding sequence ATGACCCAAATCTCCCGCTTCATTGGGGCAGTTGTGCCGATTGCTCAAAACGTTACTGGCGATGGAGACGAATCCGCCGCCCCGAAAGGTGGCGGCGGATTCGCCGACTATGCCCTCGTTTCCCTGCATTGTCTGCGGATTTACCTCGATACGTCCTATCGAATGACGATCGATCTGCTGAAGGAAATGCCGCAAATAACAGGGGAGATCGGCCTTGATACGGCCGATCTCCCCGCACCATCTACGCTGTGTAAGGCGTTTGATCGGATCGAGATGAGCGTTTGTCGAGTGTTGCTGTGCCAGTCGGCACAGCTACACGACCTCTCTGAGCACGCTGCGATCGACGCTACGTTCTATGAACGAGATCGTGCAAGCCGTCACTACTGCCACCGAACGAATTATCGTGTTCAGACGCTCAAAGTTACAAAACTCGTCGATACAGCAACGCAAGCTGTGCTTGATCTTCACTGCTCGACGACGTTAGAAGGCAGCGACGCAGATCTCTGTGAGCAGATCGCCCGCCGGAACGCGGGCGATCTGCGGTCTCTAGCCGCTGATAAGGGCTATGACAAGCAACAACTCCGCGAACGACTCCGTGAACTCGACATTCGCCCGCTGATCAAACACCGGATCTTCGCTCCGTACGATCACGCACACAACGCCCGCATTGATGAAGATCGGTACGCTCAGCGGTCAATGGCCGAAACCGTCAACTCAGCCGTCAAGCGCTCGCTCGGCTACGCCGTGCGAGCGCGTAACTGGTATCGAGAGTTCCGTGAAATTTCTCTGATGTGTGTCGTCTACAACATCAAACGTGCCGTCAAACAGTGA
- a CDS encoding ISH3 family transposase, whose amino-acid sequence MKATQADNELKEEHLLNFVVNSLDEELSLELGENVAVTTEELYEVLAGASAGGTSINHVCEKTNDSPHANTVRGYLTDQFDLDTVEAVGNTLLQRDVLETLPDRPVEVVADLHLDPYYGDEDETESLYFSQAKRGTTAFHAYVTLYARVRNKRYTLAVRQLVAGEVTSDALDEFLELPDGLDLRVKAVYLDRGFYNSTCLELLYAHNYAYIMPIVKWGETIQDELSRGWSRVIEHELAGRVTFPVFIDCVYQRGRYDEHGVARHGYAVDAPFIDTPQDAREHYRKRFGIESSYRLAKQSLALTSSRDAGLRLLLFVVSLLLQNVWRYLHWMYVAAPRRGGRRLWEWSFTEFCEMVVRAAWTALGVRRAVPANQPPDDRFFR is encoded by the coding sequence GTGAAAGCAACCCAAGCAGACAACGAGCTAAAAGAAGAGCACCTGCTTAATTTTGTCGTCAACAGTCTCGATGAGGAACTTTCGCTGGAGCTCGGGGAGAATGTAGCGGTCACGACGGAGGAATTGTACGAGGTCCTCGCCGGCGCCAGCGCCGGCGGGACCTCAATCAATCACGTCTGCGAGAAAACAAACGACTCGCCCCACGCCAATACCGTCCGTGGATATCTTACCGATCAGTTCGATCTTGATACCGTTGAAGCGGTTGGGAACACGCTCCTTCAACGGGATGTTCTTGAGACGCTTCCAGATCGACCGGTGGAGGTCGTCGCCGACCTCCACCTCGATCCCTACTACGGTGACGAGGACGAGACGGAGTCACTGTATTTCTCGCAGGCGAAACGAGGAACCACTGCCTTTCACGCCTACGTCACGCTCTACGCACGGGTGCGTAACAAGCGATACACACTGGCGGTTCGCCAGCTGGTCGCTGGCGAAGTCACCAGCGATGCTCTTGATGAGTTCCTCGAACTCCCCGACGGCCTTGACCTGCGCGTCAAGGCCGTCTACCTTGATCGCGGATTCTACAACAGCACCTGTCTCGAACTGCTGTACGCGCACAACTACGCCTACATCATGCCAATCGTCAAGTGGGGTGAGACGATTCAAGACGAACTCAGCAGAGGCTGGAGTCGCGTGATCGAACACGAACTCGCTGGGCGGGTAACATTCCCTGTGTTCATCGACTGTGTCTACCAGCGAGGACGATACGACGAGCACGGGGTGGCGCGTCACGGCTACGCCGTTGACGCGCCGTTCATTGACACACCACAGGATGCACGAGAACACTATCGCAAGCGCTTCGGCATCGAATCAAGCTACCGATTAGCCAAGCAGAGCCTCGCTCTCACCAGTTCACGGGACGCTGGGCTTCGGTTATTGCTGTTTGTCGTGAGTCTGTTGCTGCAGAACGTCTGGCGATACCTCCACTGGATGTACGTGGCGGCGCCCCGCCGTGGGGGGCGCCGCCTCTGGGAGTGGTCGTTCACGGAGTTCTGTGAGATGGTGGTTCGTGCTGCCTGGACAGCCCTCGGTGTGCGCAGAGCTGTCCCAGCGAATCAACCACCCGACGACCGGTTCTTCCGGTAG
- a CDS encoding PIN domain-containing protein, producing MTDDPGTTPVFVDTSAWYAIFDEDDARHARATAVREAILAGDLAYRPIYTTSHVLGELATLLLRNSHDTASRALQQIRSSPNVTVIHADRVAFDAAVTEFDRYDDQEISLVDHLTGVLADERNIDRIFAFDGDFRTLGFTVVPEDTGEP from the coding sequence ATGACCGACGATCCCGGCACGACACCGGTGTTTGTGGATACGAGCGCATGGTACGCAATCTTTGATGAGGACGATGCCCGCCACGCTCGAGCAACTGCCGTCCGCGAGGCGATCCTCGCCGGCGATCTCGCGTATCGACCGATCTACACAACCAGCCACGTACTCGGAGAGCTGGCGACGCTCCTCCTACGGAATAGTCACGACACTGCTTCGAGGGCGCTTCAACAGATACGTTCCTCGCCGAACGTGACGGTGATCCACGCGGACCGGGTGGCCTTCGATGCCGCTGTAACAGAGTTCGATCGATACGATGATCAGGAGATTTCTCTCGTTGATCACCTCACCGGTGTCCTGGCTGATGAGCGTAATATCGATCGCATCTTTGCTTTTGACGGTGACTTTCGAACCCTCGGTTTCACCGTCGTGCCTGAAGATACTGGCGAGCCGTGA
- a CDS encoding FaeA/PapI family transcriptional regulator, translated as MSSDRKRNDRGEYVETVTPEGVLEVMRRSPDPIVTAKEVGEALGRTSEAARQKLLKLQDEGIVARRKVGAGAVVWWIVDADREGPVDEFDPSDPLFTDPVTFSSGETDVSANTDAYLADAIAGKSDGKNE; from the coding sequence ATGAGCTCCGACCGGAAACGAAATGACCGCGGAGAGTACGTCGAGACCGTCACCCCTGAGGGGGTCCTCGAGGTCATGCGACGATCACCTGATCCGATCGTCACCGCGAAAGAGGTCGGTGAGGCGCTTGGGCGGACGTCTGAAGCCGCTCGGCAGAAGCTCCTCAAACTCCAAGACGAAGGTATCGTCGCTCGTAGGAAGGTCGGCGCCGGAGCGGTCGTATGGTGGATCGTCGATGCTGACCGGGAGGGGCCGGTCGATGAGTTTGACCCGTCCGATCCATTGTTCACCGACCCTGTGACGTTCTCGAGCGGCGAGACCGATGTGTCGGCGAACACCGACGCATACCTTGCCGACGCGATCGCGGGTAAGAGCGACGGCAAGAACGAATGA
- a CDS encoding helix-turn-helix domain-containing protein, with translation MEQEPLHMVYSEEDYLEAIRENAPATTQEVADTVGVTRQGADYRLRKLEDNGLVSSEMLGNTLIWTVNDR, from the coding sequence ATGGAGCAAGAACCGTTGCATATGGTCTACTCCGAGGAGGATTACCTTGAAGCGATTCGAGAGAACGCCCCCGCAACGACGCAAGAGGTGGCCGACACCGTCGGTGTTACTCGACAGGGTGCCGACTACCGTCTCCGCAAGCTCGAGGACAACGGTCTGGTCTCGAGCGAAATGCTCGGGAATACGCTCATCTGGACGGTGAACGACAGGTGA
- a CDS encoding BCCT family transporter codes for MDDNDDSGGLTEGLQMDLFHPESERDPGDTNVQKWGFDVHPVVFPVTLLLVAVFVAATVLLGEQAATVYSDVRSFFEGNFSWFYLLSVNFFIAVLLFFAFSKYGKIRIGGVEAEKEFSDFSWMAMLFSAGMGIGLMFYSVSEPMVYYSDVPGFFDAEAGTGMAGVAALTQTFFHWGIHPWGIYGLVGLSLAFFSFNRGLPLTFRSIFWPLLGDRIYGWPGHLIDLVTVFATLFGLATSLGLGVKQINTGLSYILGDILGVVSVPTGTVPQILLIAIITTIATASVAAGLEGGVKRLSTLNVYLMFALFGFVVLVGPTVFIFGAWVQGLGSYFTNLPSLAFFTGTLSDGSSTVNDWTVFYWAWWIAWSPFVGTFIARISRGRTIKEFVVGVLVIPSLFSTVWLAAFGGSALFNSLQGNGAVLTAHEQAGQTVAMFALLDQFPFGAVFGLLAILVVAMFFVTSSDSGSLVIDHLTSGGKHDVPKTQRIFWAITEGVVAALLLYSGGLNALQTAAIATGFPFSLVLIVMCYTMYLGLQTEYELLQSEEFADRVQDITDEDVAIDRSRSEVVTDIRETSESADD; via the coding sequence ATGGACGACAATGACGACTCTGGCGGGCTGACGGAGGGTCTCCAGATGGATCTGTTCCACCCGGAGTCCGAACGCGATCCCGGCGACACGAACGTCCAGAAGTGGGGATTCGACGTGCACCCAGTCGTCTTCCCGGTCACACTCCTGCTGGTCGCCGTGTTCGTCGCCGCGACCGTCCTCCTCGGCGAACAGGCGGCCACGGTATACTCAGACGTTCGGAGCTTCTTCGAAGGGAACTTCAGCTGGTTCTACCTCCTCTCGGTGAACTTCTTCATCGCTGTCCTCCTGTTTTTCGCGTTCAGCAAATACGGGAAGATCCGAATCGGTGGCGTCGAGGCCGAGAAGGAATTCAGCGACTTCTCGTGGATGGCGATGCTGTTCAGCGCAGGCATGGGTATCGGGCTGATGTTCTACAGCGTCTCGGAGCCGATGGTCTACTACTCCGACGTTCCTGGGTTCTTCGACGCCGAAGCGGGGACGGGGATGGCGGGCGTCGCAGCCTTGACGCAGACGTTCTTCCATTGGGGAATTCACCCGTGGGGAATCTACGGACTGGTTGGGCTCAGTCTGGCGTTCTTCTCGTTCAACCGCGGCCTCCCCCTGACCTTCCGATCGATATTCTGGCCGCTGCTTGGCGACCGTATCTACGGCTGGCCAGGACATCTCATCGATCTTGTAACCGTGTTCGCGACGCTGTTCGGCCTCGCGACGTCACTTGGCCTCGGTGTCAAACAGATCAACACCGGGCTCTCGTACATCCTTGGTGACATCCTGGGCGTCGTAAGCGTCCCGACGGGAACGGTCCCACAGATACTGCTTATCGCCATCATCACCACCATCGCGACGGCCTCCGTCGCCGCCGGCTTGGAAGGCGGCGTCAAGCGCCTGAGCACGCTGAACGTCTACCTGATGTTCGCCCTGTTCGGATTCGTGGTCCTTGTCGGGCCGACCGTCTTCATCTTCGGCGCCTGGGTGCAAGGGCTCGGGTCGTACTTCACCAACCTCCCGTCGCTGGCGTTTTTCACCGGCACTCTTAGTGACGGATCGTCGACGGTCAACGACTGGACGGTGTTCTACTGGGCGTGGTGGATCGCCTGGTCGCCGTTCGTCGGGACGTTCATCGCTCGCATCTCGAGAGGACGGACCATTAAGGAGTTCGTCGTCGGCGTCCTCGTTATTCCGTCGCTGTTCTCGACGGTCTGGCTCGCCGCCTTCGGGGGGAGTGCACTGTTCAACTCGCTACAGGGTAACGGCGCGGTCCTCACAGCCCACGAACAAGCTGGCCAGACGGTCGCAATGTTCGCCCTGCTAGACCAGTTTCCGTTCGGCGCCGTCTTCGGGCTGCTAGCCATCTTGGTCGTGGCCATGTTCTTCGTCACGTCCTCGGACTCTGGCTCGCTGGTCATCGACCACTTGACTTCCGGCGGGAAACATGACGTGCCGAAGACCCAGCGTATCTTCTGGGCGATCACCGAAGGCGTCGTCGCCGCCCTGTTGCTGTACAGCGGGGGTCTCAACGCCCTCCAGACCGCAGCAATCGCGACCGGTTTCCCGTTCTCACTCGTCCTCATCGTGATGTGTTATACGATGTATCTCGGACTTCAGACGGAGTACGAACTTCTCCAATCCGAGGAGTTCGCCGACCGCGTTCAGGATATCACGGACGAGGACGTTGCCATCGACAGATCCCGGTCCGAAGTCGTGACCGACATTCGGGAGACTTCTGAGAGTGCAGACGACTGA
- a CDS encoding NAD+ synthase produces the protein MANLYEQTQREIDPLDLRFSESELEARVTHLTDFIAAQVDAAGVDGALIALSGGIDSTATAHLAVEALGADAVHGLLLPKEVNEDANMSDAKQAARELGITYDVLEIDGIVDEILDTYDAEPDDNSEGRWEGRHVGNTSARVRMTLNYLVANYENKLVLGTGNRAELGTGYVTKFGDGGVDCNPLGNLYKQQVRQVAAHLGVDESLVQKTPTGGMVDYDTDEEEFGIDYDTLDAILALHVDGGVPASATARFTGTSVDDVEHIVEMHEQSEHKRTPPLAPEPL, from the coding sequence ATGGCGAACCTCTACGAACAGACCCAGCGCGAGATTGACCCACTCGACCTCCGCTTCTCCGAGAGCGAACTCGAAGCACGCGTCACCCACCTCACTGACTTCATCGCCGCACAAGTCGACGCAGCTGGCGTCGACGGCGCACTTATCGCGCTCTCAGGCGGTATCGACAGTACAGCGACCGCCCACCTTGCGGTCGAGGCCCTCGGTGCAGACGCAGTCCACGGCCTCCTTCTACCGAAAGAGGTCAACGAGGACGCGAACATGAGCGACGCCAAACAGGCCGCCCGTGAACTCGGCATCACGTACGACGTTCTCGAAATCGACGGCATCGTCGACGAGATCCTCGACACATACGATGCGGAGCCGGACGACAACTCTGAGGGCCGCTGGGAAGGACGACACGTCGGGAATACGAGTGCCCGCGTCCGAATGACACTGAACTATCTCGTCGCAAACTACGAGAATAAACTAGTTCTCGGAACGGGGAACCGCGCCGAACTCGGCACCGGCTACGTGACGAAATTCGGCGACGGAGGCGTTGACTGTAACCCGCTCGGGAACCTCTACAAACAGCAGGTTCGGCAAGTCGCCGCCCACCTCGGGGTCGACGAATCCCTCGTTCAGAAGACGCCGACCGGCGGCATGGTCGACTACGATACTGATGAGGAGGAGTTCGGTATTGACTACGACACCCTCGACGCGATCCTCGCACTCCACGTCGACGGCGGTGTCCCCGCCTCGGCCACTGCCCGCTTCACGGGCACCTCCGTTGACGACGTCGAGCACATCGTCGAAATGCACGAGCAGAGCGAACACAAGCGTACGCCACCATTGGCCCCAGAACCTCTGTAA